The segment ATGATCCAGTCCCAGCAGATGGCCTACTTCGTGAGTAACCGTCTGGTCGAATCCGAAACGGCCGGACCTTCGTCCATTGAGGACGATAACCCCCGAGGTATAGAAACCCTCTGCGTTGGGAAACCTGGGTGAAGCGAAGCCCAGCGTATTGTCACTGGCGCCGTCGCCGAAAACACTGTCGATGATGCTGCCGTCAAGATCGAAAACGATGGACACCGGCTCATTAGGCGCGCCATCGAAGTTGTTGAAGTTGGCGGCGGTCACATCGGCGGGCAGGGGCCCTACGTTCTGAGTCGTCAGCGAGGCCGTGGAGACGTCTTCCCAGCGCTGAAAGGACTCCTCCACCAGTGCCACGCCGGCGGCGTTGTTCTGGTTGGTCCCGAAGGCGCCCGGGTCGATGCTGTAAGGTACCGGCTGCGCCGGGTTCCAGCGCTGGAAACCCTGGCCGGAGATGATTCCGGCGGTGAAGGGGCCTCCGCCCAATGCCTGGGTTGGGGAGAGTCCTGCCAAGAGGAGCAGAAAAGCCAACGCCGCCGGAAACGGTTTCGCGGCGGCGCTGGAAGTAGCGAGCATTACTCGGATCATTGATCGGCCCTTTGCTGATTGAGTCGGTCGAACTTGGCCACCAAGGCGGCAAACGTATCCAATGGTATGGGCTGTTTGGAGGAGAGCAGGTCACGCTCGCGTCCCGCCAGCCCCGCCGAGCGCATGTTGATCTCGGGCAAGTCGTAGTCCAGGTTCGAGTTTTCCAGGGCGTTGATGACCGACAGTCCCTGCTCGGTCTGTTCGACTCGGAAAACGCCCTGCTGCAACCCCACCGGGCTGGTCAGCCCCAAGCGGCTCTCGCCGTAGAGAAAGATCAAAGACTCCTGGCCCTTGCGGAAGGTGGGCAGGCCCGGGATTTTGAGGCTCTGGCGGTCGGTGGACTGCAACTGGCGAAAGGTCACCATCTCTCCGGCTTCCACGCCCTTGAGTCCGCGGCGAACCTGGAATGTGTATTGGGTCGCCACCAGCCCTGAAGGCAGAGCGGTCTCTTCAACCCTCACGCAGGAGCCCCAGAAAATGCGCTCAGCCGATCCCACCATTTCCTGCAAGTTGACGGGTTTGACGCTTGTGGCCCACAGGGTTCCCAGAAGCAGAAGGAAAGCGGTGCCCAGGGCAGTTGTTTTCTTAAGCATGGTTGACCTTTCTGTCAGCATAAGACGATTATAACCGCTAGTCTGTATGATTGCTCACATTCCGCCGGTCTTGATCGGCCGGCCGGCATTTTTTATTCTTTGCGGGGCCGTCCCGCGGTGAGGACGTTCAAACGTGAGGTCCTCAGCCGGCCCAAGCCCTCTTGGAGAGGATGCGTGGTGGCGAAAATTGTCGCAGCCGTAAGGACTGGGGCTGGCCAAGCGTGCCGCAGGGGCGCCCCGGGTCCGCCGCCGGATTGGGAATGATCTGAGTTTCATGATGCTGCGTTTGCTTTTGTGGCTTTTTCACTTGCCGCTTCAACTTCTGCTGCTGGCATCCTTTGCCCTTACCGACCTGCTGCGGGCCTTGTCCCTGCCCCTGAAGCGCCTCTTCCGTGCCCGCCGCGAGCCCGCAGCGCCGGTGCAGACGGACGCATGCTCGGTGGTGATGCTGAACTGGAACGGGCGGCGCCTGATGGAAGAGAGTCTGCCTCCCCTCATGCGCGCCCTCGAAACCTGTCCAGGCGATCACGAGGTGCTGGTGGTCGACAACGGCAGCGAAGATGACTCGCTGGCCTGGCTGGATCGGGAGTACCCGCAGGTACGGGTGTTGGCATTGCCCCGCAACCTGGGTTTTTCCCAAGGCAACAACAGGGGAGTGGAAGCGGCTTGTCGCGACATCGTGGTGCTGCTCAACAACGACATGATCGTTGAGGAGAATTTCCTGGCTCCATTGCTGGAGCCTTTCCAGGACGAGCAGGTTTTCGCCGTCTCGGCCCAGATCTTCTTCCCCCCGGGACGGCGTCGCGAAGAGACGGGCAACACCAGCTCATGGCTGCGCCGCGGACGCCTGGAGATGGCCCACAACCCGCTGGGGCGGGCCCACGAAAACCGGTCTGTGCTGCCCGTGCTGTGGGCGGGCGGCGGCTCGACCGCCTTCCACCGCAGCCGCTTCCTGCAACTGGGCGGGTTCTCTCATCTCTACTCGCCCGTCTACGTCGAGGACGCCGACCTCAGTTACCGCGCCTGGAGGCGGGGCTGGAAGGTGCTGCTGGCGTCGCCGAGCCGCGTCCTGCACAAGCACCGCAGCAGCTCCTCACGCCGCTTCGAAAAGCGCCAACTCGACGACATCGTCGAAGAGCGGCGCCTTTGGTACTTGTGGCGCAACCATCCCTGGTCCTGGCTGCTGCCCCATTTCTTCCTCTACGCCGGCCATTTGACCGACGCCATCTCGCCCACCGGCTACTGGAAGGCCCTGCGCAAGCTTCCCCGGGTGCTGGCTCTGCGCCTGGCCGAGCCTCCCCGCCGCTGGAGCGACGCCCGCATCCGCGGCTGGATCGAGACGCCTTTCCGCTATCTCGACCGCTTTCATCCCCGCCGGGCCGAGCTCAGCCGCGACCCCTCCCGCCTGCGCATCCTGATCGTGAGCGCCTACCTGCCGCACCTCGGCTACCACGGCGGCGGCGGACGCGTCTTTCAATTGCTGCGCCAGGTGTCGGGCCGCCACCAGGTATCGCTGGCGGCTTTCGTGGAGTCCGACAAGGAGAAGGCCGAGATCAGCCAGGTGGCGCCCCACTGCCATCGCATCGAGGTGATCCGGCGAGGACGCTATTCGCCGGTTTCGCCCTTTCCCTACGAACCCTTCGAGGAATTCAACTGTCCCCGCTTCCGCCGCCTGCTGGAGAGAATGCTGGCGGAAGAAGATTTCGATCTGGTTCACTTCGAGTGGACCCAGATGGTGCAGTACCAGGACCTCTTTCCGCACACACCCAGCCTGGTGACTGAGATCGAGGTCAACTACATGGCCCATTGGACTCAGGTCCAAGTGGAATCCAATCCCTGGCGCAAGCTGCGCAAGACCTACAACACCTTGCAGACGCTCTACCGCGAAGTCGAAATGTGCCGGCGCGTCGACAAGGTCATCTGCGTCACCGACGACGACCGCGACTACCTGCGCGGCTATTTGCCCGGCGATTCTCTGGAGGTGGTCAATACCGGCGTCGACACCCGCTTTTACACGGTGGGGCAGGAGGAGGACGTGGACCGGAACGCCGTGGTGTTCGTAGGGGCTTTCCGCCACGATCCCAATATCGACGCCATGCACTTTTTCTGCCGGGATGTCTTTCCCCTCATCCTGCGCGACCGCCCCAATACGCATCTCTATATCGTGGGTTCCTCGCCTCCGGCTTCCATCCGAAAGCTGGCGGACCATCCCCAAATCACCGTTACCGGCTTTGTGGAGGACCTGCGCGACTACTATGACTTGGCCCAGGTGGTGGTGGTGCCCCTGCGTACCGGTGTCGGCATCCGCGGAAAGGTGTTGGAGGGCTGGTCGGCGGGAAAGGCCATGGTGGCCACCAGGCTGGCCTGCCAGGGCATTCGCGCGCTGCACGGCGAGAACATCCTGGTGGCCGACGATCCCCGCGATATCGCCCGCTGGACGCTGGCTTTGCTGCGTCATCCCGAGTTCGCCCGCCGCCTGGGCCGAGCGGGCCGGGCCACGGTCGAAGAGCGCTACGACTGGGTGCCGCTTGGAGAGCGCATGAGCGGGGTCTACAGCCGGCTGTTGGGTGTACAGAGCGAAGAAGACGCCAAACGGGGGGCAGCCTGAATATGAGCCCCAAGCCACTGTTGCTGATTCAGACCTGTCATCCTCCCCAGATGGTCTTCCTGGCCCGGCGCCTGCGCCGGCGCCAACCCGGACGCCGCATCGAGGCCGTGCTGCTGGACGCCGATTCCAACCGCCGGCGCTTCCATGATCTTTCAGCCTTCGACCGGGTCTGGTACTCGCGTGGAGAATGGCCCTCTGAAGCCGCCCCGCCCCGGGACTTCGAGGCCGTTGTCTTCCCCCTGCTGGGAAGCGGTTACCGGCGCCTGAAGAAGTTGCGCAAGCGGGCGGGCCCGCAGGCCCGTTCATGCCGATGGGAAGGAGTGCTGGGTCCTGTGGGACGGCTGGCAATGTGGAAGGCGGCCCTGCGCCCCCCCGCTCCCCCTGCCGAGTTCTTGGAGTTCTTGAAGGCTTGGCCTCAGTGGCCGTTGCAGGGACGGGTGCTGGAAGTCATCGCCAGCCCCAGCCTGCGTCGCGCCTCCCGTCGCGCCTGGAAGCCTTTTCTCAGCCAGGCCCACGAGGTGGAGCAAAGCCGGGGCGGATTGTTGCGTGAGTGGAGGCGTCTGCGGGGCCGCTCATTCCAGGGGGCGCTGGTCTATTTCGGAGGCGAACGGGGAGGACGGTCGCTGCGCTTTCTTCCCTGGCTGCTGGGAGTTCCCCGCGTCATCGTAGTGGACGAAGGGGGGCTGCATGATCTGGAGCGTAGGCGCCACTCGCTGCGTTTCGCCCTCAAGAGGCTGCTGACCCGTCCCGCTCACCGCGCCTTGGTGGGCTCCGTTCTCTTCATTCAGACCGAGGTGCCCGAGTATTTGGTGGCGTCGGTCAAGCGGTTGCGCGCCCATCCCGCTTACCGGCATGCCAAGGTGACTGTCCTGTGCCGCCAGGCCGACCGGGAGCTGGTGGAGAAGGCTCTTCCGGAATGCGACCTGTTGCTTCACTCGGGGCGTCGTCTCTTTGATTTCTGGCGGCTCTGGAAAAGGGCCCGTTGGGTTCCCGCCGACGAACTCTGCGCCGTTTTCACGGGGCGGCCCGTCTTCCGACCCTACAAGCTGCTCTTCTTCCTCCTCAACGTTCGCCGCCGGCTGGTCTTCAACGCCTCTCTGGAACGCTATGTGCTGACCTTGCGCTCCTGGCCGCGCATCTTCCGCAAGGACCGATTGCGCGCCGACGTGGTGGGAGACGCGGGGCTGCCCAAGCCCGATCACATCCTTCTGGTGCAGACCGACGGCATGCCCCGCATGGGCCAGGTGCTGGAGCGGCTGCGCCATTCCAAAGTGATCTCCGGAAGTCCGCCCATCACCGTGGTCTGCAACCGTCAACGCGAGGGAGCATTCCGCAAACTGCCGCAAGTCGACGACGTGCTGACCTACACCAGAGGGGATTGGCGCGGTTACCTGAAACTGTGGTGGCATCTGAGGCGGCGGCAAACCGACGTGGCGGCGGCGCTTTTCTCGGGACGGCCGACGTTTCGCCTTTCCAAGCTCTTCTTTTTCCTCATCCGCGCCCGCAACCGCTTGATCTTCAATTCGCAACTGGAGTGCTACTACCTGGGGTGGCGCACCTGGGGCATGTTGCTGCGGCGCGAGAGGACGGCCGCCGACGCCATGCCCCATCGCCTTCTCCTCATTCAGAGCGAGGACGACGCCGAGATGGTCAAGGCGATGCAGACTGTCCGCAGTCCAAGCCTGGCCCGCGTTGCCCGACTCTTCGTCCTCTG is part of the Acidobacteriota bacterium genome and harbors:
- a CDS encoding glycosyltransferase encodes the protein MMLRLLLWLFHLPLQLLLLASFALTDLLRALSLPLKRLFRARREPAAPVQTDACSVVMLNWNGRRLMEESLPPLMRALETCPGDHEVLVVDNGSEDDSLAWLDREYPQVRVLALPRNLGFSQGNNRGVEAACRDIVVLLNNDMIVEENFLAPLLEPFQDEQVFAVSAQIFFPPGRRREETGNTSSWLRRGRLEMAHNPLGRAHENRSVLPVLWAGGGSTAFHRSRFLQLGGFSHLYSPVYVEDADLSYRAWRRGWKVLLASPSRVLHKHRSSSSRRFEKRQLDDIVEERRLWYLWRNHPWSWLLPHFFLYAGHLTDAISPTGYWKALRKLPRVLALRLAEPPRRWSDARIRGWIETPFRYLDRFHPRRAELSRDPSRLRILIVSAYLPHLGYHGGGGRVFQLLRQVSGRHQVSLAAFVESDKEKAEISQVAPHCHRIEVIRRGRYSPVSPFPYEPFEEFNCPRFRRLLERMLAEEDFDLVHFEWTQMVQYQDLFPHTPSLVTEIEVNYMAHWTQVQVESNPWRKLRKTYNTLQTLYREVEMCRRVDKVICVTDDDRDYLRGYLPGDSLEVVNTGVDTRFYTVGQEEDVDRNAVVFVGAFRHDPNIDAMHFFCRDVFPLILRDRPNTHLYIVGSSPPASIRKLADHPQITVTGFVEDLRDYYDLAQVVVVPLRTGVGIRGKVLEGWSAGKAMVATRLACQGIRALHGENILVADDPRDIARWTLALLRHPEFARRLGRAGRATVEERYDWVPLGERMSGVYSRLLGVQSEEDAKRGAA